Below is a genomic region from Gadus morhua chromosome 4, gadMor3.0, whole genome shotgun sequence.
GATTATAGATCTTCACCACCTGACAACAACCACTGTATCTGAGGAGGAACACAGTCTACTTTGATGTTCCCTCGGTTCTACGCAACGACCTGCAGGATCTCCAGAGTGTGTGCACCAGCGTGTTCCGCCGACAGCTTGTTACGAGCGGTCCCGACCGCCCTTGCAGTCCCCGCCCCCTCACACATCCCGTGTTCTGATTGGCCGCTCTGCTGGTGACCGAACTCAAAGCCGATCCTCAGCTCCCCCAGGCGGGACAGCGGCAGGAGGTCGGGGGTCCACTCGATGAGGAACGGCGTGGCCTCCTTCGGGTCCTCCGCCCAGGTTCCTGGTGGAGGGGACATGAACACTccttacagcagcagcagctcagttGTCCTCCATGATGCTCCTCTGACCACAGGGCGCTCTTCATCACCGTGACAACAGCTGGTTAAATATTAGTCATTCATATTCTGTCTCAAGACCTAATCTCCCTCATCCACATCAAGGTTGCCCttccttttttattaaaatgcaGTGTTTAGAATTTAGTCTTTCAGTGGAACGGATTTGGCCGAAATGGAGTTTAATGGAGTATAATAAGTGATATACTAAGTGAGTTTAAATTGTGTAGAATCGTCTGAAATTAGAATTGTTGTGCGTCCGTAAATTGAGAATGATCCCTTTGAATAAATACACAGTTGGTAAATGTGCACCCTCCCTGCTAGATGCAACTAAATCCTACCCACACCACCTCATAGTGAATTAAGTAAGTCGTTAACGATCGATCTAATGAAATATCGACATAACAGACATAACGTAACAGATTTTCATAAGCCATGTAAAGGGCAGACAGATCAGAGGTGTGGGCGGTTCTCACCAACTTTGAGGAAGGTGCGCAGTTCCAGCGGCCGTATGACCTGGGGTTTGTCCGTCCGGTAACCCATGGCAACCGCCTCCGATTCACAGGGCGGGTCGGGGCATCGGAACGGAGAGTAGGAGCCGTCGATGTTCCTCACAAAGCTCTGGGTCAGCTCCAGAGGCAGCTGGTccaaagacaaacagacagtagCGACCCAATGTTTGTAACCAAGATGGAGCGATACATCATAGTGATGTATCATAATGTTCTGATTTAATCATTTGATGCAAAATGTGTCCATTTGAGGTTTATAGGATTTAACTCAAAATAGGAAATTCTGTTCAGCACTGTAGCTTTTCCAGTTGATAACATCTCAATCCCATATTATGACTGTAGGGCTTGTAACTCAACAATACAGTGTAAAATAATCTTTGTGATAAATGTCAATTTAAATACATTGATTATAAAAGTTTATAATGGACAATCTTCCAGTGTTAATGGTAATAAATAGAGGTTTGACATATCTGTATTGATTTATTAAAACCCCTGTAGAGAAAGTACGACTGTTTACCTCTGGGGTGTCGAAGATCTGTTTGACCTGCAGGAGGCTGGTGATGTGCCACGAGTACTTGGAGTAGGAGCCCAGGGGCAGCTCAGTCCTCACAACGGCTAGGAAACAGAGCATAGATTCATATCCAAAAAGAATGACAATGCTCTCAAGACCTTCAGTCATACCACCAAAAGGTTTCAGTAGGCAATTTCGAAAGCTCTAATGAGTTAAGAGATGCCACAGCCATCCTTCAGTTCTTGGTGGGTGAAATGAGCTGGGAGAGAATCTTACCTGGTCGACTGCACCTGCCTCTAACGAGACCACTTATATTTTAGACCACTCCAGGAACATTTCTGGCCAAGCAGGGCATCTCTAATCTGATTGGTTCTGGGAAtacatcttgcctgtcaatcacactgCTCAAGGGTGGGGAAACCCAggcagggagcagagagggaggggacgtcttttttgtgttttctttagaaAGCCTGCTCCCttctgcgctctctctctaccactctcaaACCTTACCGCCAGCACCTTGAAGGATTCAGCAGGATCATCAGGTATCATTTGAACGATTGTTGCCTTCCTCCCACTGGGCCCCAACACGTTCAAACACAATGGGGGAATGCAAGTGTACTTAAAATACAAGTGGCTCGCTGCCTAATCACGACTTCATGCAGTCGTCCTGTGCTTGTCTGTGATTGGGTTGCCGTGGCGGCGGCCCCACCTGTGGTTGTGTTGGGCAGCCTCCTCTTCttggagcaaaaggagaggcGGTGCTGCAGGGCCTGGAAGAACTCCTGGGGGATGTGGTAGACCAGGGGCTCCggcctccctggggggggggggggggggaaccacatGGGGGCTTTAGAGTTAGAGCTAATGCCCTGTCTTGCCGCTCTCTCGTGAAACAAGGGCTCCTATAGGTTGTTGGCCGTTGACGACCAACATGAGGTGGAGGGCAGGAACTTCAGTATTCCGTGGATATCattttagaaaaatgttttctGGCCGTTGATGGTGGTGTGTTCAGGCCTAATGGCTGAAAGATACGACGCCATCTTGCACGGCTAATAACACGAGTGTTTTCTTTGATTAAAGATGATGGTTTATGGTTTTAATCTGTGAGCAGAATGGGCTTAGTGTTGCAACCTTAGTGAGGTGGGCATTCAGCTCACCATCAGACTGGTAGTGCATGAGTTATGAAGTGAGCTCACCATCAGACTGGTAGTGCATGAGTTATGTAGTGAGTAGAGCTCACCATCAGACTGGTAGTGCATGAGTTATGTAGTGAGTAGAGCTCACCATCAGACTGGTAGTGCATGAGTTATGTAGTGAGTAGAGCTCACCATCAGACTGGTAGTGCATGAGTTATGTAGTGAGTAGAGCTCACCATCAGACTGGTGGTGCATGAGTTATGTAGTGAGTAGAGCTCACCATCAGACTGGTAGTGCATGGTCTGGTGGATCCTCTCAGTCACGCCGGCAAGCCACTGATGGAAGCCCATCGCAACGGTGTTCTCATCCACCACCTGGGAACTgcctggacacacgcacacgcacacacacacacacacacacacacacacacatacacacacacacacacacgtacacacacacacacatcaatagtGCGACAGAATGCACTCACCCATGGACCCTAAACTTGATGCATGATACAGAGTTGAAAAGGTACAGACAAGATTGAAGTTAACAGGCCCTATTTTACCCCAAGGTGGAGGGTAGGTctgccattacaagccatttctaAATCGATCCATCTGCGGCATCACAAGAGGGAGTTCCATGATGGACACATCCTCCAAGTCCTCTGACGGGTGCAGTGGTAGGATGCAGCAGATACAGCCGTCAGAGGTCACAAATAGACATATCTGTGGCGAATCAACCTCACACCCTGAGGTAAAACAGGGGGAGACGTGTGAAGGTGTTAAGACAGCGACAGagcaggggaaggggagggagtggggcgCAGAGAGGGGGCGCACCTGTGCTTTTGTGGCCACTGGCGCACTGTATTTTCCTCTGAACAGGTTTCCTCTGGGAGACGGGGGCGGGCCCCGCACTCCCAGCCCCCGCAGGAGGGACCGCCGAGAGGGCTAGCAGAAGAAGAGTACGGTCCACGAGCAGTTGAAAAGGAAAAGGTTAGAGATACAGACGAGATAAGGGACAGAGGGGAAACAGGGAATCAGACGGGAGAGTAACGGTACAGAGATATTAAGTCAGTGGCAGCATAGAACCACTGATACGAGGTTCAGGATGGAGAAGGGTCTGCTCTAACCGAGAGGGTCATCCGGGCGGAGTCTCTTCCGTTTATGGAGAGAGCTGATTGGCTCGTGTTGTTGCAGTGACAGTTTCCCTGCCGCACAATGACTTCTGCTGGTCAATCTCCTTGACTCACCTaaaactgaacacacacacacacacacacacacacacacacacacacacacacacacacacacacacacacacacacacacacacacacacacacacacacacacacacacacacatcaaatcaaTTCATTTGAGAGGAACAATAAGGCGCGGCCAGACTGACCGGGGTGTGGGTACCTTTTGGGGTGTAATTGATGAACGCATGATAATCGGAGGCCAGCTGTTCGTCACTGGCGAGGGCGCACACACAGGCGTAGAAGTGGAGACAGGGCTCCGGACCCCCTGCCGAGCCCAGCTGGGCCTGAGAGGATGCCCCCTTGCCTTTCCTGGCGCTGACCTGACAGCTACAGTGAAAAGCCTCCTCCTGCTGCGGCACATGTccgtctctgctcctccccgcCGTGCTGGAGCCGATCGTCAGGTGCAGCAGGCCCAGCGGGTGGTTGGGGTCCGAGTGGCACTTCACCACCAGTCTGTCGGCCGACACTCGCTGCACCAGCGGCCCCGGGGTCTCGGTGGCCAGCCTCCAGAGCTCGTCCCGCACCTCAATGGGCACCGGCAGCCCCTCCAGCACGGTGCTCTTCAGGGACAGGGGGCTGGCCAGGCTCTGGCACTCCATGGCCTGCTTGACGTGGACGCACACGTTGTTATTGTCCGAGGAATCCGGCCCCCCCGAAGACCCGTCGTCGCCCATCAACTGCCCCGACGGGATAGCGTTTGACCTCTGAGCTTGCTGCCGGCAGGAGGGCAGGAAGCAGCGGCCGAGGTTGATCCTGGTGAGTAGGGTGGCACCCTCGCTGGTGGCTATGGCGGTGTCGGTGGGGACCAGCTCAACGAAGCCCAGCTGCACAGGCGCTGAACTCCGCCCCTTTTGACACACAGAGAACACCTGTacccctcctccagcctcctcctcgGTTTCCTCTCCCGAAACAGTGTCCCGCTCTCCGGCATCCAGgaccaccttcaccacctccagcactatCTTCTTGTGTCCGCTCCTCTCACCTGTGGATCCATCCCTCAGGGTAACCCCGCACGCCTTGTTCTTGCAGCTGAGCCCACGGGTGCCGTTATAGACGCCGCATTGGGGGCATTTGCGAATTCCCCGGAGTGTGGCCTTTCCCAGGTTTGAGAGGAAGgccggggtggagggggtgctGTGGCCGCCCTTCCTGCCGTCCCTGGGTCGGGCCGCTGGGCTGGGCTCGATGGGctgggaggcggaggagggatGTACTCTGGCGGGCGAGGAGGTGACTTTCAGTTCCGGATCCATTTGTACCTCCTGATCCTTTAGTAACATAGGAGGGTCTGTTAACGAAACTCAAAAACTAGAGAATGCAAAGGTTTCTAGGGTTAAGATGCAGTTACATATGGGTCATTGCAGAATGTTGAATAGAAGCAAACTATTATAACTGTGAACTGTTACCTGTACTTTCATATGTTGCATTACGGTGCAAGTGATTGCTGTGTTCGTAGTAAATATATCGGATAAAACTTTCTACGTCGTCCTTGTCAGGGGGCAGGTTGGATCATCATCATTGGAGATTCAACCAGATGCGGGGAGCTCCTGTATGGTCCAATTCAGTGATCGGCTCTCGACCGGCGCCATTCCTCCTTACATTCCCACGGCTGCACTGCGCCTGTAACGACGATGGTGATTGGCTAGCGAGATGATCACGTGACCGAGGGGCGGTCTTATATTACTGCTCTTTAATTCACGTCGTCGCAGATATTCAATAGAATAATGTTCAtcttataatataatataatgttgaTTGAAACTCGTTTAATCCGTCCGTCCGGAAAGtattatatattacatatacACAGGATGtggttgaatatatatatatatatatatatatatatatatatatatatatataataaacaaaATTAGGTCACAAATAGAATCATTAATGTTTGTAGTACTAGTGGTCCTGCACTGTTAAATAATGAGATGAACTTTCATGTCTTAAGCATCGATATTTTAATGGAACAAAGCAGAACCTATGTGGTACTGATATGGTTTCTGTTGTCAAAGGAAGAAATCTGAAATAATTCTCAGGCACTGCATTGTTTTTTGAtgattatatataaaaaaagaaaataaatcgatCTTCAAATTACATCTAAAACAAAATGGGGGCTCAATGCACACAAAATGTAATCCTTTTCATTAATACGGGTCATGAAAGTG
It encodes:
- the c4h2orf42 gene encoding uncharacterized protein C2orf42 homolog isoform X2, encoding MQHMKVQDQEVQMDPELKVTSSPARVHPSSASQPIEPSPAARPRDGRKGGHSTPSTPAFLSNLGKATLRGIRKCPQCGVYNGTRGLSCKNKACGVTLRDGSTGERSGHKKIVLEVVKVVLDAGERDTVSGEETEEEAGGGVQVFSVCQKGRSSAPVQLGFVELVPTDTAIATSEGATLLTRINLGRCFLPSCRQQAQRSNAIPSGQLMGDDGSSGGPDSSDNNNVCVHVKQAMECQSLASPLSLKSTVLEGLPVPIEVRDELWRLATETPGPLVQRVSADRLVVKCHSDPNHPLGLLHLTIGSSTAGRSRDGHVPQQEEAFHCSCQVSARKGKGASSQAQLGSAGGPEPCLHFYACVCALASDEQLASDYHAFINYTPKVLGESRRLTSRSHCAAGKLSLQQHEPISSLHKRKRLRPDDPLGSSQVVDENTVAMGFHQWLAGVTERIHQTMHYQSDGRPEPLVYHIPQEFFQALQHRLSFCSKKRRLPNTTTAVVRTELPLGSYSKYSWHITSLLQVKQIFDTPELPLELTQSFVRNIDGSYSPFRCPDPPCESEAVAMGYRTDKPQVIRPLELRTFLKVGTWAEDPKEATPFLIEWTPDLLPLSRLGELRIGFEFGHQQSGQSEHGMCEGAGTARAVGTARNKLSAEHAGAHTLEILQVVA
- the c4h2orf42 gene encoding uncharacterized protein C2orf42 homolog isoform X1; the encoded protein is MQHMKVQDQEVQMDPELKVTSSPARVHPSSASQPIEPSPAARPRDGRKGGHSTPSTPAFLSNLGKATLRGIRKCPQCGVYNGTRGLSCKNKACGVTLRDGSTGERSGHKKIVLEVVKVVLDAGERDTVSGEETEEEAGGGVQVFSVCQKGRSSAPVQLGFVELVPTDTAIATSEGATLLTRINLGRCFLPSCRQQAQRSNAIPSGQLMGDDGSSGGPDSSDNNNVCVHVKQAMECQSLASPLSLKSTVLEGLPVPIEVRDELWRLATETPGPLVQRVSADRLVVKCHSDPNHPLGLLHLTIGSSTAGRSRDGHVPQQEEAFHCSCQVSARKGKGASSQAQLGSAGGPEPCLHFYACVCALASDEQLASDYHAFINYTPKVLGESRRLTSRSHCAAGKLSLQQHEPISSLHKRKRLRPDDPLALSAVPPAGAGSAGPAPVSQRKPVQRKIQCASGHKSTGSSQVVDENTVAMGFHQWLAGVTERIHQTMHYQSDGRPEPLVYHIPQEFFQALQHRLSFCSKKRRLPNTTTAVVRTELPLGSYSKYSWHITSLLQVKQIFDTPELPLELTQSFVRNIDGSYSPFRCPDPPCESEAVAMGYRTDKPQVIRPLELRTFLKVGTWAEDPKEATPFLIEWTPDLLPLSRLGELRIGFEFGHQQSGQSEHGMCEGAGTARAVGTARNKLSAEHAGAHTLEILQVVA